The Actinopolyspora erythraea genome has a segment encoding these proteins:
- a CDS encoding PaaI family thioesterase yields MNHASAAGYDWGEPRTKTVTWYDPSTGAEAATAMSGLDYLSAMRRGELPPPPISALFGDMRISGVNEGEVEFTCVPDESVYNPIGMVHGGLACTLLDSVTGCAVHSTLPAGTGYSSAEIKVNYLRAIHLDSGELHARGRVTKPGRRVAFAEGELRDASGKLLATASSTCTVFG; encoded by the coding sequence ATGAACCATGCGAGCGCAGCCGGATACGACTGGGGCGAGCCACGCACCAAAACCGTCACCTGGTACGACCCTTCCACGGGTGCCGAGGCGGCCACCGCGATGTCCGGACTGGACTACCTCTCGGCGATGCGCCGTGGCGAGCTTCCGCCCCCACCGATCAGCGCGCTGTTCGGTGACATGCGGATCAGCGGCGTGAACGAGGGCGAAGTGGAGTTCACCTGCGTTCCCGACGAGTCGGTATACAACCCGATCGGCATGGTGCACGGCGGGTTGGCGTGCACGCTGCTCGACTCGGTGACCGGCTGTGCCGTGCACAGCACGCTCCCCGCGGGCACGGGGTACAGTTCGGCCGAGATCAAGGTGAACTACCTGCGCGCCATCCACCTCGACTCCGGAGAGCTGCACGCGCGTGGTCGGGTGACCAAACCGGGGCGGCGTGTGGCGTTCGCGGAGGGCGAGCTCCGGGACGCCTCGGGCAAGCTGCTCGCCACGGCGTCGAGCACCTGCACCGTCTTCGGCTGA
- a CDS encoding gamma carbonic anhydrase family protein, translating to MHSIELNGTTPTVRQGAWVAPTATLAGEVTLAEEVSVWYASVVRADCDSISIGHRSNLQDGCVAHADPGIPVSIGEHVSVGHRAVLHGCTVEDNVLVGMSATVLNGARIGSGSIIAAGTVILEGTEIPPNSLVAGVPGKVRRETTGEERELITANAQHYLTLKNQHAQSTS from the coding sequence ATGCACTCGATCGAGCTGAACGGGACAACCCCCACCGTCCGGCAGGGGGCCTGGGTCGCCCCGACCGCCACACTGGCCGGTGAGGTCACCCTCGCCGAGGAGGTGAGCGTCTGGTACGCCTCGGTGGTGCGGGCCGACTGCGACAGTATCTCGATCGGGCACCGCAGCAATCTCCAGGACGGCTGCGTGGCGCACGCCGACCCCGGGATCCCGGTGAGCATCGGCGAGCACGTCTCGGTCGGTCACCGTGCCGTGCTGCACGGCTGCACCGTCGAGGACAACGTGCTGGTGGGCATGAGCGCGACCGTGCTCAACGGGGCGCGCATCGGTTCCGGCAGCATCATCGCGGCGGGAACGGTGATCCTGGAGGGCACCGAGATCCCGCCGAACTCGCTGGTGGCGGGCGTACCGGGCAAGGTGCGACGCGAGACGACCGGCGAGGAGCGGGAGCTCATCACGGCCAACGCCCAGCACTACCTCACGTTGAAGAACCAGCACGCCCAGTCCACGAGCTGA
- a CDS encoding winged helix-turn-helix transcriptional regulator codes for MGLGRGYAAQDCSLAHALETIGERWTLLVLRDCFYGVRQFKDFQAHLDIPRAVLADRLKTLTATGALERREHSTGVYYLLTEQGMELWPAIFSLAQWGERWLSPHGSRRVFSHADCDTDLETTGRCPTCGTLPGPGELLVREGPGADRTLRDDRVSAALRRGPHRLLTNPFPEPDYAGTAGA; via the coding sequence GTGGGATTGGGACGCGGCTACGCAGCACAGGACTGCTCACTGGCACACGCACTGGAAACCATCGGGGAACGATGGACGCTTCTCGTGCTTCGGGACTGCTTCTACGGGGTGAGGCAGTTCAAGGACTTCCAGGCACACCTGGACATCCCGCGCGCCGTGCTGGCCGATCGGCTGAAAACCCTCACCGCGACGGGCGCGCTCGAACGGCGGGAACACTCAACCGGGGTGTACTACCTGCTCACCGAGCAGGGGATGGAACTGTGGCCCGCGATATTCTCCCTCGCCCAGTGGGGTGAACGCTGGCTCTCACCGCACGGCTCCCGCCGCGTCTTCAGCCACGCCGACTGCGACACCGACCTGGAGACCACCGGCCGCTGTCCCACGTGTGGCACCCTTCCCGGCCCCGGCGAGCTGCTGGTCCGGGAAGGCCCTGGGGCGGACCGCACGCTGCGGGACGACCGGGTCAGCGCGGCACTTCGGCGTGGCCCGCACCGCCTGTTGACCAACCCGTTCCCGGAACCCGACTACGCCGGCACGGCGGGTGCCTGA
- a CDS encoding MFS transporter — MGAGIAVGPVFSALLIKVAAWPMAYWVIAVLAVLLTLWAALGLEESRSEHPRGLDIAGVITLGSGLALLVAALTESRQGWAQPKVLVFLALGLVLLIAFVLVERTVAEPMLELELLRRPAFLAATVGAVMIGVAVIGFMTYVPAAVQRVLGLGPLAGAGILGIWSGLSFVVAPQARRLIGVVGARYQVAGGLALCGVGELALVGITEWSSWWWMVPGLALAGLGSGFANAALAGLAVRSVPPHRVAMGSGANNTARYVGSSLGIALIAAVLSLAPAGQESSREFAVGMTYAALVSAVLSLLGAVVVALCRQREYTGTPSRPTAEPLGGSS; from the coding sequence GTGGGCGCCGGTATCGCCGTAGGGCCGGTGTTCTCGGCACTGTTGATCAAGGTAGCCGCTTGGCCGATGGCCTACTGGGTCATCGCGGTTCTCGCCGTCCTGCTGACGCTCTGGGCGGCGCTGGGGCTCGAGGAGTCCCGCAGCGAGCATCCGCGTGGACTCGACATCGCCGGAGTGATCACCCTCGGCAGTGGTCTCGCGCTCCTCGTGGCGGCCCTCACCGAGAGTCGGCAGGGGTGGGCGCAGCCGAAGGTACTGGTGTTCCTCGCGCTCGGGCTGGTACTGCTGATCGCCTTCGTGCTGGTCGAACGAACGGTCGCGGAGCCGATGCTGGAGCTGGAACTGCTGCGGCGTCCCGCGTTCCTCGCCGCCACGGTGGGAGCGGTGATGATCGGTGTCGCCGTGATCGGGTTCATGACCTACGTGCCAGCGGCGGTACAGCGGGTACTCGGTCTCGGTCCGCTCGCGGGTGCGGGAATCCTCGGAATCTGGTCCGGTCTCTCCTTCGTGGTAGCACCGCAGGCCCGTCGGTTGATCGGAGTCGTCGGTGCCCGGTACCAGGTCGCGGGTGGGTTGGCTCTGTGTGGTGTTGGTGAGTTGGCCCTGGTCGGGATCACCGAGTGGTCCTCGTGGTGGTGGATGGTCCCGGGCCTGGCGCTGGCCGGACTCGGCAGTGGGTTCGCCAACGCCGCCCTGGCGGGGCTGGCCGTGCGGAGTGTGCCGCCCCACCGGGTGGCGATGGGCTCCGGAGCCAACAACACCGCCCGCTACGTCGGCTCGTCACTGGGGATCGCACTGATCGCCGCGGTGCTCTCGTTGGCTCCGGCCGGGCAGGAATCGAGCCGGGAGTTCGCCGTCGGAATGACCTATGCGGCCCTCGTCTCGGCCGTGCTCTCACTGCTCGGGGCCGTTGTCGTGGCCCTCTGCCGTCAACGTGAGTACACGGGAACCCCCTCCCGGCCAACCGCGGAGCCGCTCGGCGGATCCTCCTGA
- a CDS encoding AMP-binding protein has product MVSHVFTELTPISFLRRSAAVFAERPAVVDGGFRCTYAQFWHRSQQLAGLLAERGVEPGDRVCVLAPNTHLALEAHYGVPMAGGVLVAVNTRLSPREIAYILDHSGASFVLVDSEFVPLLDRAIEGSSSSPAVITSERYDELVAAASPHHVEVTDERELLSINYTSGTTGHPKGVMYHHRGAYLTALGMAFHTKMDTSTRYLWTLPMFHTNGWCFPWTVTAAGGVHHCLRGIDPATIWNALTSDGISHLCAAPTVLAMLADHQDAAVTPHPVRVFTGGAPPWPSLFERLGALGLKVEHVYGLTETFGPAMICDPQPEWETLDPAERAHKLARQGIANVVGDPVRVIDDTGDEVPSDAKSLGEIAIRGNNVMLGYYRDEEATTAVSPDGWFRTGDLAVRHPDGYVQIRDRAKDIIVSGGENISSVEVENVLTAHGEVVEAAVVSVRDDVWGEIPVAFVSRRHGSTVDEHELIEFVRSRLARFKVPKRVVFDELPTTSTGKAQKNLLRQRASSLSGTDSSPR; this is encoded by the coding sequence ATGGTCAGCCATGTTTTCACCGAGTTGACTCCGATTTCGTTCCTACGTCGTTCCGCCGCCGTGTTCGCCGAACGTCCCGCGGTTGTAGACGGGGGGTTTCGATGCACTTACGCGCAATTCTGGCACCGATCCCAGCAGCTGGCCGGGCTACTCGCCGAGCGTGGCGTCGAACCGGGTGACCGTGTCTGTGTGCTGGCCCCCAACACGCATCTGGCACTCGAAGCGCACTACGGTGTCCCGATGGCGGGCGGGGTGCTCGTCGCCGTGAACACACGACTTTCCCCCCGTGAGATCGCCTACATTCTCGATCACAGCGGGGCGAGTTTCGTTCTGGTAGACAGCGAGTTCGTCCCGTTGCTCGACAGGGCGATCGAAGGTTCGTCCAGCTCTCCGGCGGTAATCACCTCGGAACGTTACGACGAACTCGTCGCAGCGGCATCACCGCACCACGTCGAGGTCACCGACGAGCGCGAGCTGCTCTCGATTAATTATACGAGCGGCACGACCGGACACCCCAAAGGAGTGATGTATCACCACAGAGGCGCATACCTCACAGCACTGGGGATGGCTTTCCACACCAAGATGGACACCTCAACACGGTACCTGTGGACCCTGCCGATGTTCCACACCAACGGTTGGTGCTTCCCGTGGACGGTCACCGCCGCGGGCGGGGTGCATCACTGCCTACGCGGAATAGATCCGGCAACGATCTGGAACGCGTTGACCTCCGACGGAATTTCGCACCTGTGCGCGGCACCAACGGTGCTCGCCATGCTCGCCGATCACCAGGACGCGGCCGTCACACCACACCCCGTACGGGTTTTCACAGGCGGAGCACCACCCTGGCCCAGCTTGTTCGAACGTCTCGGGGCGCTCGGGCTGAAGGTAGAGCATGTGTACGGACTGACCGAGACGTTCGGTCCCGCGATGATCTGTGATCCACAACCCGAATGGGAGACGCTGGATCCCGCGGAAAGAGCGCACAAGCTCGCACGGCAAGGAATTGCCAACGTCGTCGGCGACCCCGTCCGGGTAATCGACGACACGGGAGACGAGGTCCCCTCCGACGCGAAATCGCTCGGAGAGATCGCGATTCGTGGCAACAACGTCATGCTGGGCTACTATCGGGACGAGGAGGCCACCACGGCCGTCTCGCCGGACGGGTGGTTCCGCACCGGGGATCTGGCCGTGCGCCACCCCGACGGCTACGTCCAGATTCGTGACCGTGCCAAGGACATCATAGTCTCCGGCGGCGAGAACATCTCCTCCGTGGAGGTGGAGAACGTGCTCACCGCCCACGGGGAGGTCGTCGAAGCAGCCGTGGTGTCGGTTCGGGACGACGTCTGGGGAGAGATCCCCGTCGCCTTCGTCTCGCGTCGTCACGGAAGCACCGTCGACGAACACGAACTGATCGAGTTCGTGCGCTCCCGACTCGCACGTTTCAAGGTGCCGAAACGGGTCGTGTTCGATGAGTTGCCGACGACGTCGACCGGAAAAGCGCAGAAGAACCTGTTACGACAGCGGGCGTCCTCGCTTTCCGGAACGGACAGTTCTCCCCGGTGA
- a CDS encoding methyltransferase, producing the protein MNESPARNVFDLMIGYWASQGVYVATKLEIPEHIDSGKTTSQELAAATDSHQHSLFQLLRFLSGIGVLQGDDEQGFHLTPTSKLLKKDSAESLRDLVLMYGEEFYRAWGNLLHNVRTGEPAFEFTFDSPMYAYFAENQESARRFDGTMSGGSFFRDLPRVHDFSKSDTVVDIAGGAGGLLCEVLEASPRTRGILFDRGHVIDSAREGIAKRKLADRVSFVEGDYTDSVPSGGDTYLLSRILHSRTDESCVNLLKNCHRAMKPGGTVIVVERTIPPSGTSSLGLWFDMHMMVLVGGAERSEQDYIDLFERSGFTFEEILPLSLDMYALVAKRT; encoded by the coding sequence ATGAACGAATCACCGGCCCGCAACGTGTTCGACCTGATGATCGGCTACTGGGCCTCGCAGGGCGTCTACGTCGCCACGAAGCTGGAAATACCAGAGCACATCGACTCCGGAAAGACGACCAGCCAGGAGTTGGCCGCGGCGACCGACAGCCACCAGCACTCGTTGTTCCAGCTCTTACGCTTTCTCAGTGGAATCGGAGTGCTTCAGGGCGACGACGAGCAGGGGTTCCACCTCACCCCGACGAGCAAACTGCTCAAAAAGGACAGCGCGGAATCACTGCGAGATCTCGTACTCATGTACGGGGAAGAGTTCTACCGAGCTTGGGGAAACCTGCTCCATAATGTCCGTACGGGAGAACCCGCGTTCGAGTTCACATTCGACTCCCCGATGTACGCGTACTTCGCCGAGAACCAGGAGTCCGCGCGTCGCTTCGACGGAACCATGTCGGGTGGTTCCTTTTTTCGGGATCTTCCCCGAGTCCACGACTTCTCGAAGTCGGACACGGTGGTCGACATCGCCGGAGGCGCCGGCGGACTGCTCTGCGAGGTCCTCGAGGCGAGCCCACGAACCAGGGGGATACTGTTCGACCGCGGGCACGTCATCGACTCCGCGAGGGAAGGAATCGCGAAACGCAAGCTCGCCGACAGAGTGTCCTTCGTCGAGGGTGACTACACCGATTCCGTTCCTTCCGGCGGAGACACCTATCTGTTGTCACGCATTCTGCACAGTCGTACCGATGAATCCTGTGTAAACCTGCTGAAGAACTGCCATCGTGCCATGAAGCCGGGAGGAACGGTCATCGTGGTGGAACGCACCATTCCCCCCTCCGGCACGTCATCGCTCGGCCTCTGGTTCGACATGCACATGATGGTCCTCGTCGGCGGCGCCGAACGCAGCGAACAAGACTACATCGACCTATTCGAACGTTCGGGGTTCACTTTCGAGGAGATCCTGCCGCTCTCGCTCGACATGTACGCCCTGGTCGCGAAGCGCACCTGA
- a CDS encoding PaaI family thioesterase, which translates to MVEEAAQMTDTSTTRPPSQRFTEVVGLVTDEVSGSHFRGHLTLGPKHHTPWGIINGGVYTTVVENAAAIGASAAVARHGRHAEVVCHSTDLLRSRTRGRAEVLAEPEHQGRTQQLWTVSVLDEHSKRLARGQARLHNVDTSATPSEKDSPNDSGEPPWPQPPARRSSGTRPVSPCSPGTEFHDLSLNAASEFAMVLGVKFDEVLPDRVRAHIELGRQHHDQLGRIRGGVYSSVVERAASVGASRAVAHRDHFAVGTHNSTDVFANRAEGRATVLAEPIHQEKTQQVWTVSVRSEADLVLLSHGQLRLHNLPKHRAGHD; encoded by the coding sequence GTGGTTGAGGAAGCAGCACAGATGACGGACACCAGTACCACACGACCCCCCAGCCAACGTTTTACGGAAGTCGTCGGTCTGGTCACGGACGAGGTGAGCGGTTCACACTTCCGCGGACATCTCACTCTCGGCCCGAAACACCACACCCCGTGGGGAATAATCAATGGTGGAGTTTACACCACAGTGGTGGAAAATGCCGCCGCCATCGGGGCATCGGCCGCCGTGGCGCGTCACGGTCGGCACGCAGAGGTCGTCTGCCACTCCACCGATCTGTTGCGCTCCCGCACTCGAGGCCGAGCGGAAGTCCTGGCCGAACCGGAGCACCAGGGCCGGACTCAGCAGTTGTGGACGGTCAGTGTTCTCGACGAGCACTCCAAACGGCTGGCCAGAGGCCAGGCTCGATTGCACAACGTCGACACGTCCGCCACACCGTCGGAGAAGGACTCTCCGAACGACAGCGGCGAACCGCCGTGGCCCCAACCGCCCGCACGACGATCCAGCGGGACGAGACCGGTATCCCCGTGTTCCCCCGGTACCGAATTCCACGACCTGTCACTTAACGCGGCGAGCGAATTCGCGATGGTTCTGGGGGTGAAATTCGACGAGGTACTACCTGATCGGGTTCGAGCCCATATCGAGCTCGGCCGACAACATCACGATCAACTAGGTCGGATCCGTGGCGGAGTGTACAGCTCCGTGGTGGAGCGGGCAGCCAGCGTCGGGGCATCACGCGCGGTGGCCCACCGGGACCACTTCGCCGTCGGTACGCACAACTCCACGGATGTATTCGCCAACCGTGCCGAGGGCAGAGCGACAGTCCTCGCCGAGCCGATCCACCAGGAGAAGACTCAGCAGGTATGGACCGTTTCGGTCAGGTCCGAGGCGGACCTGGTTCTGCTTTCCCATGGACAGCTACGGCTCCACAACCTTCCAAAACACCGAGCAGGACACGATTGA
- a CDS encoding acyl-CoA dehydrogenase family protein, with protein sequence MSPDPADLLGIDDELSPEERDIRDSVRSFADAELTPRVTKWHENGSIPRQFAAHFGKLGLLGMHLHGYGCAGVSAIGYGVACRELEAVDSGIRSFVSTQGSLAMFAIHRWGSEQQKRSWLPSLASGESVGCFGLTEHDAGSDPGRMRTRAIRDGEDWVLDGVKMWITNGPLADVAVVWAQTDPAQGNRGVRGFVVPTDLPGVTVNEIGRKLSLRASATGELVLDSVRLPADALLPEGYGLSAPLSCLNEARFGIVWGVVGAARACYQAALSYAGEREQFGRSIAGFQLTQRKLADMAVSVTQASLLAMRLGRLKEAGRLTPVRISAGKLANVRAALEIARTARTILGGNGITLEYPVLRHVVNLETVLTYEGTEEMHELSIGKAITGVSAFR encoded by the coding sequence ATGTCACCAGACCCCGCTGACCTGCTCGGCATCGATGACGAACTCAGTCCGGAAGAACGGGACATCCGTGACTCGGTTCGCTCATTCGCCGATGCCGAACTGACTCCACGAGTAACGAAGTGGCACGAAAACGGAAGCATACCCCGCCAATTCGCCGCCCACTTCGGAAAATTGGGGCTGCTGGGAATGCACCTTCACGGATACGGTTGCGCGGGGGTAAGCGCCATCGGATACGGAGTGGCCTGCCGTGAACTTGAGGCTGTCGATTCGGGTATACGTTCCTTCGTGTCGACTCAGGGATCACTGGCGATGTTCGCCATTCACCGATGGGGGTCGGAACAACAGAAACGGAGCTGGTTACCCTCACTGGCCTCCGGTGAGAGCGTCGGATGCTTCGGCCTGACAGAACACGACGCAGGATCCGATCCCGGAAGAATGCGTACCCGCGCGATTCGGGACGGCGAGGACTGGGTGCTCGATGGGGTCAAAATGTGGATAACCAACGGTCCGCTGGCCGATGTGGCCGTGGTATGGGCACAGACCGATCCCGCACAGGGCAATAGGGGAGTCCGTGGCTTCGTGGTACCGACGGACCTCCCCGGCGTAACGGTGAACGAGATAGGGCGCAAGCTCTCCCTGCGGGCATCGGCCACCGGGGAACTCGTACTCGACTCCGTCCGTCTTCCCGCAGATGCCCTTCTGCCCGAGGGATACGGGCTCTCGGCTCCGTTGTCCTGCCTGAACGAGGCGCGCTTCGGGATCGTCTGGGGCGTGGTGGGCGCAGCTCGGGCCTGCTACCAGGCGGCGTTGTCCTACGCCGGAGAACGTGAGCAGTTCGGACGTTCGATCGCCGGATTCCAGCTGACCCAACGGAAACTCGCGGACATGGCCGTCTCGGTCACCCAGGCATCGCTGCTGGCTATGCGACTCGGGCGACTCAAGGAAGCCGGTCGGCTCACCCCTGTCCGGATAAGTGCGGGAAAGCTGGCCAACGTGAGAGCCGCACTAGAAATCGCTCGCACTGCTCGAACAATTCTGGGCGGAAACGGGATCACTCTCGAATACCCCGTTCTCCGACACGTCGTCAACCTCGAAACGGTACTGACCTACGAGGGAACGGAGGAAATGCACGAGCTGTCCATCGGAAAGGCTATAACCGGTGTTTCGGCCTTTCGGTGA
- a CDS encoding FAD/NAD(P)-binding protein, which translates to MEKSTTYRIGIIGVGPRGLSVLERIIENARDEIGNPITIELVDSHSFGAGEVWRTDQPSDLIMNIVASQITAFTDDTVEMAGPVREGPNLYEWARGVVSGRIRGNFSEEILDEAEQVDENSYCRRAFYGHYLEWVYTRLVKNLPGNIEIREHRRRANSVVNTVRGDQLIGLMDGTMIEVDDVVLAVGHGTVDLSSGEEAAENFAAATNGLYYPPANPADVSLEMIEPSRKVLIRGLGLCFFDYMALLTTGRGGRFVRTDQELSYVPSGREPHIVCGSRRGVPLHGRADNEKGDRRYEPRFLTADRIADLRSKEGNGNALNFRHDCWPLIAKEVETVYYTRLLANISSEEHSHEFRELYETVPWSSSSEREILRKFRIPEEDFWDWSRISQPWRHSDVESVDSWRSFIRSYLAADVREARRGNVSSALKAAVDVLRDIRNELRYVMNNGGVDGESYKSDVEGWFNSLHSFLSIGPPWNRIEEMVALSDAGVLEMTGPRFKVDLDRESGKFIGKSCVPGDEHESTTLIDAMLPSTDLNRTRNSVLANLHHGRQLTNFTVKSSASSDYMTGGIAVTERPFRVIRPDGSAHPNRYVFGVPTEGANWVTGTGIRPNVNSITLGDSDAIARSVLGLPTETCLPTGQWKQNT; encoded by the coding sequence ATGGAAAAAAGCACGACATACAGGATCGGAATAATCGGCGTAGGACCTCGTGGATTATCCGTACTGGAACGGATCATCGAAAATGCTCGCGACGAAATCGGAAACCCCATAACGATCGAGTTGGTCGACTCGCACAGCTTCGGAGCCGGAGAGGTATGGCGCACCGACCAGCCTTCCGATCTGATAATGAACATCGTAGCCTCGCAGATCACGGCGTTCACCGACGACACCGTTGAGATGGCTGGCCCTGTACGCGAAGGGCCGAATCTCTACGAATGGGCGCGCGGAGTGGTGTCCGGACGGATACGTGGGAATTTCTCCGAAGAGATTCTCGATGAAGCAGAGCAGGTTGACGAGAACAGTTACTGTCGTCGGGCCTTCTACGGCCATTACCTCGAATGGGTTTACACCCGACTGGTGAAGAACCTTCCTGGCAACATCGAGATCCGCGAACATCGCCGCAGAGCCAACTCGGTCGTCAACACCGTCAGAGGTGACCAGTTGATCGGTCTGATGGACGGCACGATGATCGAGGTCGACGACGTCGTGCTGGCCGTGGGGCACGGAACGGTGGACCTTTCCTCGGGCGAGGAGGCAGCGGAAAACTTCGCCGCGGCGACGAACGGCCTGTACTACCCACCGGCGAACCCAGCTGATGTCTCGCTGGAAATGATCGAACCGAGTCGCAAGGTGTTGATACGCGGACTCGGGCTCTGTTTCTTCGACTACATGGCATTGTTGACCACGGGGCGCGGTGGCCGGTTCGTGCGAACCGACCAGGAGCTGAGTTACGTACCCAGCGGCAGGGAGCCCCACATAGTTTGTGGCTCCCGGAGAGGCGTCCCGCTGCACGGCCGAGCCGACAACGAAAAAGGGGACAGGCGATACGAACCGAGGTTTCTCACGGCGGACAGAATAGCTGACCTCCGCAGCAAGGAGGGAAACGGAAACGCGCTGAACTTTCGCCACGACTGCTGGCCGCTCATAGCCAAAGAAGTAGAGACCGTCTACTACACAAGACTGCTGGCGAACATCTCGTCCGAAGAGCACTCACACGAGTTCCGCGAGCTCTACGAGACGGTGCCGTGGTCCAGCAGCTCGGAGAGGGAGATCCTGCGCAAGTTCCGAATCCCCGAGGAGGACTTCTGGGATTGGTCTCGAATCTCCCAACCGTGGCGCCACTCCGACGTCGAATCGGTGGACTCGTGGCGGAGTTTCATCCGCTCGTACCTCGCCGCTGACGTGAGAGAAGCACGGCGCGGCAACGTGAGCAGCGCGCTCAAGGCAGCAGTGGACGTACTGCGCGACATACGCAACGAACTACGATACGTGATGAACAACGGAGGGGTGGACGGCGAATCGTACAAGAGCGACGTGGAGGGGTGGTTCAATTCGCTGCACTCCTTTCTGTCGATCGGACCTCCCTGGAACCGCATCGAAGAAATGGTGGCACTTTCGGACGCGGGCGTACTGGAAATGACAGGACCACGATTCAAAGTCGATCTGGACCGTGAATCCGGCAAGTTCATCGGTAAATCCTGCGTACCCGGAGACGAACACGAAAGCACGACTCTGATCGACGCAATGTTGCCCAGCACCGACCTAAACAGAACCCGAAACTCCGTTCTCGCCAATTTGCACCACGGTCGCCAGCTGACAAATTTTACGGTAAAATCATCCGCCTCATCGGACTATATGACCGGAGGAATCGCGGTCACCGAACGACCGTTTCGTGTAATAAGACCGGATGGTTCCGCACATCCCAACCGATATGTTTTCGGAGTCCCCACCGAAGGAGCGAACTGGGTCACCGGAACCGGGATAAGACCCAATGTAAACTCGATCACACTGGGTGACAGCGACGCCATAGCGCGTTCGGTACTCGGTTTGCCGACCGAAACGTGCCTACCTACGGGGCAGTGGAAGCAAAATACCTGA
- a CDS encoding carboxymuconolactone decarboxylase family protein — protein MREHSTDHDPDWNRGDALRREVLGNEYVDHVSATWAGASELQDIVVKFAWGTVWSRPGFDHRIRSLLTVAMLTALNRDHELRLHIGGALRNGCTVEELVEVAVHSSVYCGVPAAIDTVRTIKQVKDELRP, from the coding sequence ATGAGAGAACACTCTACCGATCACGACCCGGATTGGAACCGCGGGGACGCGTTGCGGCGCGAGGTGCTCGGGAACGAGTACGTCGATCACGTCTCGGCGACCTGGGCCGGAGCCTCGGAGCTACAGGACATAGTCGTCAAGTTCGCTTGGGGGACGGTCTGGTCACGACCGGGGTTCGACCACAGGATCCGCAGCCTGCTGACAGTCGCCATGTTGACAGCGCTGAACCGTGACCACGAACTACGTCTCCACATCGGAGGGGCACTGCGGAACGGGTGCACAGTCGAGGAACTCGTGGAGGTAGCCGTACACAGCTCAGTGTACTGCGGTGTGCCGGCCGCGATCGACACGGTTCGAACGATAAAACAGGTAAAGGACGAACTCCGCCCCTAG